GAGCGCGAGCAGCCGCCCCGCACGCGGATCGACGGGATGAAAGCGATGGCCGAAGCCCGGCAGATATTTGCCATGAGCGGCGATGAACTCATCGACGCCGGCTTCGACCGCTGCGTCAAACGGACTGCCCGCCACGATACGCGCGGCGATGTCGGCATAGAGCTCGACGGCCTGCTGGCCTGCGCCGCCGTGCACGTCGTCAAGCGCGTTGAGCGCCGAGGCCATGGCGCCGTTGATCGGCAAGCCGCAGCTCGTGGCCATGCGCGAGATCGCGATCGAAGGCGCATGCGGCCCGTGATCGACCGAGGCCACGAGCGCGGCTTCGAGCAACGTGGCCTCTTCGTCGCCGGGCAACTCGCCGCGCAGCATCAGCCAGATCATCTGCGGGAAGCTCACGTTGCCGATCAGTTCCTGAATCGGATAGCCGCGCACCTTGATCGAGCCCGGATGGATGTCGGTGATCGAGGTGCTCCAGTAGTCGGCACAGAGCGCCGCGAGATTGGGCGGGGTGGTGTTCGTCGTCGACATGGTTCAGATCACTCCGTCGTGGTGCAGGGCGTCGATTTGGGCGGCCTCGTAGCCGAGTTGTGCAAGCATTTCGCGCGTGTGCGCGCCAAGCGTCGGTGCGGGCGAGGCGGCTGCGGCGTCGGCATCGGCGAGCCGTAGGCCCGCGCGCGTTACGCGCTGTGCCGCTTCGCCCTGGGCCGCCTCGAACTCGCGTATGAAGCGCCGTTCGGCCAGATGCGGATGCGCGAGGATTTCGGGCACCGAAAGCACCCGGCCCACCGGCACGCCTCGATCGAGCAGGCGCGTTTCCCAGTTGGCCGCGCTGTCTGCCGCGAGCGCGGTTTCGATCTCCGCCTTGAGCGCTTCGCGATACTGCTTGCGCGTATGGCGCGCGGCAAAGCGTTCGTCGCGGGGCAGGTCGGGGCGTCCGATCACTTCACACAGGCTTTCGAACTGACGCGTTTCGTTCGCAGCGATATTGAGGAGACCCGCGCCGGTGCGGAACGTGCCCGAGGGCGCAGCCGTGAAATTCTCGTTGCCCATCGGCGCGGGCTCGACACCTGCGTTCAGGTAGTTCGATACGACCCAGCCCATGGTCGCGAGCGTGGCTTCGAGCATCGACACATCGAGGCGCCGCCCGCGGCCGTTCGCGCGTGCGTCGACGAGCGCTGCGCAAATGCCGAACGCAGCCGTGAGGCCGCCCACCGTATCGGAGACCGGATAGCCCACGCGCAGCGGCGCGCTCTGCGCGTCCCCCGTCACGCTCATCACGCCGGACATACCCTGGATGATCTGGTCGTAAGCAGGACGGCGCGACAGCTCGCCTTCGTCGCCGAAACCGGAAATGGCACAGTAGACCAGCGCCGGATTCACTTTGGATAACTGATCGTATCCGAGTTCGAGACGATCCATGACGCCGGGGCGAAAGTTTTCGACGAGCACGTCGGCGTTGCGCACCAGATCGAGCAAGATGGCTTTGCCGCGCGGGTCTTTCAGGTTCAGCGTGAGCGAGCGTTTGCCCGCGTTCACGGCCACGAAAGACGCGCCCATATTGCGCGCCGCGGCATCCTTGTCGGCGCCCAGGCGCCGGGCAAGGTCGCCGCCTTCTGGGTGCTCGACCTTGGTGACTTCGGCGCCGAAGAGAGCGAGTTGATAGGCGCAGAACGGACCCGCGAGCACATTCGACAGGTCCAGGACGCGCACGCCGGCTAACGGGAGCATGATTGCAGCCTCGTATGCAAAAGATTAACGGGAGATGTCGTCGAGCGCGCGATTCTTCGTGCGCGGCCCGAAGATGCCGATGGCCGCCATTACGACGATCATTGCACCGGTAATGAGCGCGAACACGCCTGGCACGCCGAAGTGACGCAGCGCGAACGCGATCATGAAACCGGAGAACATCGCGGAAAGGCGCGACATCGAATAAACGAAGCCAACGGCCGTGGCGCGCAGGCGAGTAGGGAACAGTTCGACCTGGTACGCGTGATACCCGACGGAGAGCAGCGTGCCGCCGAGCGTGATCAGGACGCCGAGGAACATGAGCATGCCGGCGGAAGTCTGCATGGCAAACAGCGTGCCGCACACGGCGATCGTCAGCGCGGAGAGCACGACGAGCGTCTTGCGCTCGATACGGTCTGCAATCGCCATGCCGAGCAGCGGGCCGAACGGATTCGAGGCTGCGATCACGAACGAGTAGAGCAGGCTGTGCGTGACCGTAATGCCTTTGGAAACGAGCAGCGTCGGCACCCACGACGCAAAGCCATAGAAGCCGATCGCCTGAAACAGGTTGAACACGAGCAGCGTGATGGTGCGGCGGCGATACGGCGGTTGCCAGATGTCGACGAAACGCGCTTTGGTGAGCGTTTGTGCGCCGGCCGATTCCGCGGCAGGCGCAGGCAGCGTGCGCCCGGACTGCGCCTCGATCTTTGCTTCGAGCCTCGAGAGAATGCGCGCGGCTTCCTCGGTTCGGCCGCGCTGCGCGAGCCAGCGTGCGCTCTCGGGCACCCGGCGGCGGATCGCCCAGGCGATGAGCGCACCGAACGCGCCGAACATCACGACCCAGCGCCAGCCGTCGAAGCCGAGCGGCGCGCGCGGCACGAACCACCACGCGAGCAACGCGACGGCCGGCACCGCGGTGTACTGCACGAGATGCACGAACGCGAACGCGCGGCCGCGCATGTGCTTGGGCACGAGTTCGCTGACGTAGGTGTCGATCGTGACGAGTTCGACCCCCACGCCGATGCCGGCGATGAGCCGCCACAGGTTGATGCCGGGCGCGCTCGTCTGCAGCGCCATGATGCAGGTCGCAACCGAATACCAGAGCAGCGACGCCGTGAACAGGGTGCGGCGGCCATAGCGGTCGGCGAGACCCGTCAGGCAGAACGTGCCGATGAACAGCCCCGCGAACGACGCCGCCACGAATGCGCCGAGCCCCGAGAAGCCGAAGAACGATGTCGTGGTGGTCGAGTAGAGGCCGCTCTTCACGAGGCCGGGGCCGACGTAGGCCGTGAAGAACAGATCGTAGAACTCGAACCAGCCGCCCAGCGAAAGCAGGAGCACGAGCGTCCAGATGGCGCGCGTCGCCGGCAGGCGGTCAATGCGCGCGTTGATCTCGGCGGCACTGGCGGGCGCGGCGGCATCATCCCTGAGCGACGTGTGCGTCGCTCCGATTGGCAGGCTGGACATCGGACTCTCCTGAATACTTCGTTTGCGCGTCTAGGCGTTCTCTTCGACAGAACGTCGTTCTATAAATCGGTCGCTCGATGATACTGCGTGGCGTCGAGCCAACCGACCAGGGCTTTTACCGGGTGAGCGTGCTGGGCCGCCGATCAAGGAAAGCCCGCTCACCGGCATGAAGTGATGGATCGATGGAGTCTGGCGACGTTCGTTCGTCGCTCTGGCATTGGTGTGTTTATCCGATAGCCGGTGCAACGCAGATCGAACGGAAGCCGGTGCTTCGCACGAAGCGTCTTCAGGACGAGATAGCGCAAACAACGGGTCCCGATGATCGGGGGCTTATCGGGACCGGGCGGCGGACGAGGCGCGGGCGAACCTGGCAAGTGGGCCTGCCTGTGGATTTTCCTGATTTTACATAAGATAAATTATCAACATTTTTTAGATGTTCGGAAACATCTAAAACAGGCACTTCACACCTCGACAATGACCTTCAACGCGTGCGTACTAGCCGCCTGCGAAAACGTCTCGTACGCCTTGGCCATGTCGTCGAACGCAAACCGGTGCGTGATCAGCCGGTTCGGATCGATCCGCCCGGCGCACACCGTCTTGAGCAGCATGGGCGTGCTCACGGTATCGACGAGACGCGTCGTGATCGACACGTTACGGTCCCACAGCTTGTCGAGGAACAGCGACGCCGGCACGCCATGCACACCGATGTTCGCGATCACGCCGCCCGGCGCCACGATCTGCTGGCACAGCTCGAACGTCGAAGGCACGCCAACGGCCTCCATGGCGCAATCCACGCCCACGCCGTCCGTGAGCTTCATGACCGCATCCACGGCGTCGCCCGCGCGCGGATCGATGCACGCCGTCGCGCCGAATCGCTTCGCGCATTCCAGACGGTTGGCGTCCATGTCGATCATGATGATCTGTGCAGGCGAATAAAACTGCGCGGTCAAAAGCGCGGCGAGGCCAATCGGTCCCGAACCGACAATGGCGACCGTGCTGCCGGGTTCCACCTTGCCGTTGAGCACGCCGCATTCGAACCCCGTCGGCAGGATGTCCGAGAGCATCACGAGCGCCGCCTCGTCGAGGCCGTCGGGAATGCGGTACAGGCTCGTTTGCGCATGCGGGGTACGCACATATTCGGCCTGTGTGCCGTCGATGCGATTGCCGAGAATCCAGCCGCCCGTCTTGCAGTGCGAGTACATGCCGCGCCGACAGTATTCGCATTGCCCGCAGCTCGATATGCAGGAAACGAGCACGTGATCGCCGGCTTTCAGTGTCGACACGCCCTCGCCGACTTCATGAATGACGCCCACGCCTTCGTGGCCGAGAATGCGGCCCGGCTCGCAGCTCGGCACGTCGCCCTTGAGAATGTGGAGATCGGTGCCGCAGATCGTCGTCTTCGATATCTTGACGACGGCGTCGCCGGGACCCTGCAAGACGGGCGTTGGCCGCGTTTCGAGCGCGAACTTGCCCGGACCGTTGTAGACCAGTGCTTTCATGGTTCCTCCATCGACAACCGGAAATACGCCGGGCCGCCAAGCGCCCTTCTTTCTGCGCGCTGGCGTCCCGCGAGTCCATCCTGCTTTGCAAGGTTTGCATATTTCGATGTGCGGCGGGCCGCCGCGAGTGAAATCGAAAAAGCGACAACATCGCCCTTGCAATCACGATCGTAGTACTTACGACCGATGAACCGCTATCCAATGTCCGATGGCCACGAAGTGATGGCGCGTGCTTCTACGCGCTGCGCATGCTCTCTTTGCGCACGCGAACACTAGAACAGATGCCGGATGCCAACCTGCACGCCGAATTCGCTCTGACCGGGTCCCGGCGTGAGGAACGAGCCCGTCGTGATGCTGGCGCCCGCCATCTTGAACTGCGCGGTGCCGTAGTTCTTCAATTCGGAAACCGTGCCGTAGAGCCGAGTTCCCTTCGAGAGGTCGTAGTTGACGATTGCCCCATATTGCAAGGCGTCGTTGCCGAGGTGCGTGCTGTCCTTGGTGTAGGCGGCGCCTGCGCCCACGCTAAAGAACGGCGAGAACCGGTAGTCGGCCGACAGCGAATACGTGCTGTGCCAGTCGCCTGCCGTGTTGCCAACCGGCCCCACCGTCGGATCGTATTTGCCCGCGGGGTTGCTGAGCGCGTTGCCGGTGGTCGCGGAAATCACATCGTTGGCACGGAAATAGCCGACGTAGATGCGCCCCCACCCATAGTCGAGATTGCCGCCCGCCATGAATTCCTGCACGCGGTTGGAGGCCGTGGCATTCGCCGCGTTCAAATACGCGAGCGCGAGATAAACCGGGCCCTGGTTGGTCTGCACGCCGGCCTGATACACGGCATTGCCCGCGAGCGTGCCGGGCTGGCCGCCCACTGAATAGTGAAGCTCCACCTGCGTGCCCACGAACTTCGGCGAGATCCACGCGATGTCGTTGTCCACGCGCGCGAGCCAGTTCGCGAAGTTGTTGTAGCCCGAGGCGTAGGTGGCTGCACTGAAGGCGTCCATATTGCCGCTCCAGGCAAACATCGGCGTGTTCTGCCGCCCGAAGCGCACCTCGCCGAACCCGCCGCCCACACCGACCCACGCCTGACGATCGAAGAAGCGATAGCTGTTCTGCAACTTGCCCGTGCCCGGATCGAAGCCGCTCTCCAGCGCGAAGTTCACGCGGTAACCCCCACCGATGTCCTCCGTGCCGCGCAAGCCCCAGCGGCTCGTCATCAGGCCGTTATTTCCGAGCACGGCGAGCGACGTGGTCTTGCCGTCGACTTTCGCGTTCTGGTAGCCGGCGAACACGTCCAGCACGCCATACAGCGTGACCGACGATTGCGCCATTGCCGGCGTACTGGCGATGATAGCCGCGCTGATCACCGATAAACTAAGGATTCCTCTATTTAACGACATCGTCATATTCCCCTGTTGTTGACTTATTGATCGATCGGTGCCGGTATTGAGGCGTCAGCGTGCGCGCCCTGGCGCGAGCATGCGCTTGACCACGAGTGCGAGCGGCACAGTGAAGCAAAAGTGCGACATGAAACCGCCGATGATGACGACCGGATCGTAGTAATTGGGATGGTTGTCGGATGCGATGCTGATCGCCACGTGCATGACAATCCAGGCAAGGATCGCGTAAAAGAGCGCGACGAAGGTGGCCTCGTAGCCGCGGCGGCGGAAATACGGCCAGATCGCGGCGAACAGCACGCCCCAGCCAATGGCAAAGAAGAAATGAATGGCAGTCCCGAGCAGATACGCCCAGATGCCGAGCGAGTCCTGTACGCTCTTGCCGAACACGAGGCCGGTGGCATTGCGGGGAATGCCCGCAAGCGGCATCAAATGCTGGGCGCCAACCCAGATCAGCGCCTCGTAAATCCAGATGATCACCGCGCCCGTCAAGCCTCCGGCAATGCCGGCGCGCAAAATTGCGCCGAGTGTCGGCTTGCCCTCGATTGCCGTTCTCGTTCCTTGATACCCACCCTCACCTACGCTTGCATTGCCGCTCATTGCCATCTCCTCTTGTATTCCTGCACGAAATGATTTTTCGTCAAGATAGAAACGACGAAAGCGGAAAACTACATCGGGTTAACGGCAGGCAAACGACGTCTCTCACGCAAGAATCGTCGCGCAACGCACGTCCGCAACTCGCGAAATACAACGCAAAGCCACGCTGGACAAGGCTTGGCGCGGTCTATCGGTGCACAACGGGAGGCCGGCTGATTGGGTTGCAAGCCCGGCCGCCGATAAGAGAAATCGATACGGCGGAAACGACTTCGCAACGCCACGTCTGCAAACGCACCGCCGCCACTCACCCGCCCTCCTTCAGCCGCAGCAACAGACGCAGCAGCACAGGCAGCACCAGCAGCACGAGCGGCATCTGCACGATCAGGCCCGAGATGATCGCGACAGCCAGCGGTTGCTGCATTGCGGAACCCTGGCCAATGGCGAAGGCAAGCGGCAGCAGCGCGAGGATCGCTGCGATGGTCGTCATCGCGATGGGCCGCAGGCGGTTGCGGCCCGCGGCCTGCAACGCTTCCTCTAACGGCATGCCTTCGTCGCGTACAAGCCCCTGAAACTCGGAGACATAGAAGATCGCCACCTCCGTCACGATACCGACGATCATCGTCATGCCCATCATCGCGGAGATGTTGAGCTCGATGCCCGTCACCCACAGTCCGATGAAAACGGCGCCGGTGGCCAGCAGCGGCATCGCCATCACCGCGAGCGCCACGCGAAAGCGCTCATAGAGGAACAGCAGCAGGCCGAACACCAGCGCCACAGCGGCGCCGAATACCGCGAGCAGACCCTTGAATGCGATCTGCTGTTGCTGGTACAACCCGCCAAGCTCGTAGTAGACGCCCTTTGGCAAAAGCGCCGGATCGCCGAGCGCGCGTTGCACGTCGGCGATGGTCGAGCCGAGGTCACGCCCATCGATGCGCGCCGTCACCGCCACCATGCGCTTGAGGTTGTCGCGGCTGATCTCGGGCTGGCCGCTCACGTGCACCGGGTCCGCCACGCGCGACAGCGCGAACACATGCCCGTCCGGCGCGCGCAACGGCAGGCGCGCAAGTTCGGTGTCCGTCATTTGCAGCGCGCCTTGTGCCCGTACGCGCACGCCGATCGTCTTCGGGCCGCTCTGAAACTGCGTGGCGACGTTGCCGTCGAGCAGGTCCGAGACCTGCTGCGCGATTGCCTGCGGGTCCATGCCCTCGGCGGCAGCCGCGTCGGGGCGTATGCGCAGATCGATGGCGTCGCCGGCCGGATTGATGCCGTCGTTCACGTCGACGATGCCGCGAATCTTGCCGATGCGTGCGGCCACGTGTTGCGCCGTGGTAGCGAGCACGTTCGGGTCGTCCGAGTAGATCTTGATTTGCACGGGCTGCGGAACCGCCGTGAGGTCGCCGATCAGGTCCTCCATCAACTGCGCAAGCTCGACGCTCACACCAGGCACATTTGCTTCGATCTGCGAACGGATCTCCTCCATCACCGTATCGATCGGCTCGCGGCCGCCCGACTTCAGGCGCACGAAGAAGTCACCCTTGTTCGGCTCGTTCAGGTCGCCGCCAAGTCCCGCGCCGGTGCGCCGCGAATACGTGGCCACATTCGGGTTCGCGCGAATGATCGTTTCGATTTGCTGCATCAGACGATCGGTTTCCGCGATCGACGTTCCCGGTTGCGTGTGATAGTCGAGCACGAAGCCGCCCTCGTCCATCGACGGCATGAATCCGCTCCCCACGCGCGTGAACGCAAGCGCCGACAGCAGTGCGAGCGGAACGACGAGCGCGAGCACCCACACGGGCCGAGCGCTCACGCGCGACACGAGGCCCGCGTAGGTCCGGTTGAGCCACGCGGCGAAGCGCGTCTCGCGATGCTCTTCAGCGTCTTTCGCCGTGAGCCAGCGGTCGCAGAGAATCGGAATGGCGAGCCATGTGACAAGGAACGAAATGAAAAGCGCGCTCGCCATCGTCACGGAAAGCGCCTTGAAGAACGCGCCTGTCACGCCCGAGAGAAACGCGAGCGGCACAAAGATGATCAGCGTTGCCGCGGAAGAGCCCGCGAGCGGCCGGGTGAATTCGAGCGCGGCGCTCATCACGCGGCCATGGAACGCTTGGGCGCCCGC
The Paraburkholderia acidiphila genome window above contains:
- a CDS encoding citryl-CoA lyase, encoding MSTTNTTPPNLAALCADYWSTSITDIHPGSIKVRGYPIQELIGNVSFPQMIWLMLRGELPGDEEATLLEAALVASVDHGPHAPSIAISRMATSCGLPINGAMASALNALDDVHGGAGQQAVELYADIAARIVAGSPFDAAVEAGVDEFIAAHGKYLPGFGHRFHPVDPRAGRLLALVDARVASGTIKGRYAAIARGIEALLKKRKDRPVPMNIDGVTAVIYAELGFAPELARGVFCLSRAVGILAHAWEQRGRGERNKGPMPRQIPYAYTGAPERHLEQS
- a CDS encoding MFS transporter — protein: MSSLPIGATHTSLRDDAAAPASAAEINARIDRLPATRAIWTLVLLLSLGGWFEFYDLFFTAYVGPGLVKSGLYSTTTTSFFGFSGLGAFVAASFAGLFIGTFCLTGLADRYGRRTLFTASLLWYSVATCIMALQTSAPGINLWRLIAGIGVGVELVTIDTYVSELVPKHMRGRAFAFVHLVQYTAVPAVALLAWWFVPRAPLGFDGWRWVVMFGAFGALIAWAIRRRVPESARWLAQRGRTEEAARILSRLEAKIEAQSGRTLPAPAAESAGAQTLTKARFVDIWQPPYRRRTITLLVFNLFQAIGFYGFASWVPTLLVSKGITVTHSLLYSFVIAASNPFGPLLGMAIADRIERKTLVVLSALTIAVCGTLFAMQTSAGMLMFLGVLITLGGTLLSVGYHAYQVELFPTRLRATAVGFVYSMSRLSAMFSGFMIAFALRHFGVPGVFALITGAMIVVMAAIGIFGPRTKNRALDDISR
- a CDS encoding porin; translated protein: MISAAIIASTPAMAQSSVTLYGVLDVFAGYQNAKVDGKTTSLAVLGNNGLMTSRWGLRGTEDIGGGYRVNFALESGFDPGTGKLQNSYRFFDRQAWVGVGGGFGEVRFGRQNTPMFAWSGNMDAFSAATYASGYNNFANWLARVDNDIAWISPKFVGTQVELHYSVGGQPGTLAGNAVYQAGVQTNQGPVYLALAYLNAANATASNRVQEFMAGGNLDYGWGRIYVGYFRANDVISATTGNALSNPAGKYDPTVGPVGNTAGDWHSTYSLSADYRFSPFFSVGAGAAYTKDSTHLGNDALQYGAIVNYDLSKGTRLYGTVSELKNYGTAQFKMAGASITTGSFLTPGPGQSEFGVQVGIRHLF
- a CDS encoding zinc-dependent alcohol dehydrogenase family protein, which codes for MKALVYNGPGKFALETRPTPVLQGPGDAVVKISKTTICGTDLHILKGDVPSCEPGRILGHEGVGVIHEVGEGVSTLKAGDHVLVSCISSCGQCEYCRRGMYSHCKTGGWILGNRIDGTQAEYVRTPHAQTSLYRIPDGLDEAALVMLSDILPTGFECGVLNGKVEPGSTVAIVGSGPIGLAALLTAQFYSPAQIIMIDMDANRLECAKRFGATACIDPRAGDAVDAVMKLTDGVGVDCAMEAVGVPSTFELCQQIVAPGGVIANIGVHGVPASLFLDKLWDRNVSITTRLVDTVSTPMLLKTVCAGRIDPNRLITHRFAFDDMAKAYETFSQAASTHALKVIVEV
- a CDS encoding efflux RND transporter permease subunit, which gives rise to MTFSQWMQRHRRSLLFVIALAALAGALTALRLPISLFPNVSFPRAVISLDAGDRPAEQMATLVTMPVEEALRRVPNVRDVESRTSRGAAEISLNFDWGTDMAQATLQAQSAIAEILATLPPGTTMQVRRMDPTVFPVLAYSLTSSRLSLAQLYDLAQFQLRPLLSSVAGVARVDVTGGARDELEVAVDPARLAAFKLSVADVARAIGAGNVLMATGRIEDHDKLYLVVANSAFSGLDTLKDVVVSSAGATQIRLGDVATVAQGTVPQWIRVTADGHDAVLINVYQQPGANSVAMAQAIRARIRDFGAQMPQGVKLANWYDQSELVIASATSVRDAIMIGVVLAALTLFVFLRNTKITLIAVALVPVVMAATILLLDVFGMGFNIMTLGGMAAAVGLVIDDAIVMIEHIARRMREAGAQAFHGRVMSAALEFTRPLAGSSAATLIIFVPLAFLSGVTGAFFKALSVTMASALFISFLVTWLAIPILCDRWLTAKDAEEHRETRFAAWLNRTYAGLVSRVSARPVWVLALVVPLALLSALAFTRVGSGFMPSMDEGGFVLDYHTQPGTSIAETDRLMQQIETIIRANPNVATYSRRTGAGLGGDLNEPNKGDFFVRLKSGGREPIDTVMEEIRSQIEANVPGVSVELAQLMEDLIGDLTAVPQPVQIKIYSDDPNVLATTAQHVAARIGKIRGIVDVNDGINPAGDAIDLRIRPDAAAAEGMDPQAIAQQVSDLLDGNVATQFQSGPKTIGVRVRAQGALQMTDTELARLPLRAPDGHVFALSRVADPVHVSGQPEISRDNLKRMVAVTARIDGRDLGSTIADVQRALGDPALLPKGVYYELGGLYQQQQIAFKGLLAVFGAAVALVFGLLLFLYERFRVALAVMAMPLLATGAVFIGLWVTGIELNISAMMGMTMIVGIVTEVAIFYVSEFQGLVRDEGMPLEEALQAAGRNRLRPIAMTTIAAILALLPLAFAIGQGSAMQQPLAVAIISGLIVQMPLVLLVLPVLLRLLLRLKEGG
- a CDS encoding CaiB/BaiF CoA transferase family protein, yielding MMLPLAGVRVLDLSNVLAGPFCAYQLALFGAEVTKVEHPEGGDLARRLGADKDAAARNMGASFVAVNAGKRSLTLNLKDPRGKAILLDLVRNADVLVENFRPGVMDRLELGYDQLSKVNPALVYCAISGFGDEGELSRRPAYDQIIQGMSGVMSVTGDAQSAPLRVGYPVSDTVGGLTAAFGICAALVDARANGRGRRLDVSMLEATLATMGWVVSNYLNAGVEPAPMGNENFTAAPSGTFRTGAGLLNIAANETRQFESLCEVIGRPDLPRDERFAARHTRKQYREALKAEIETALAADSAANWETRLLDRGVPVGRVLSVPEILAHPHLAERRFIREFEAAQGEAAQRVTRAGLRLADADAAAASPAPTLGAHTREMLAQLGYEAAQIDALHHDGVI